Proteins co-encoded in one Streptococcus ruminicola genomic window:
- a CDS encoding PTS fructose transporter subunit IIABC: MKIQDLLRKDVMILDLKATSKEAVIDEMITSLVEHGVVTDFDTFKQGIMNREAQTSTGLGDGIAMPHSKNAAVKEATVLFAKSQAGVDYEALDGQPTYLFFMIAAPDGANDTHLAALAELSKYLLKDGFADKLRHVTTADEVIATFDAAEEDNKAKEEVKAAPVSDDKPLIVAVTACTTGIAHTYMAEEALIKQGDEMGVTVRVETNGASGVGNRLTADEIARAKGVIVAADKAVEMARFDGKPLVSRPVADGIKKTEELINIILDGKADTYKAAAGSSAEEKESSEKLSLGAAFYKHLMSGVSQMLPFVIGGGIMIALAFLIDNILGVPKDQLSNLGTYHQAAAYFKTIGNAAFGFMLPILAGYIAYSIAEKPGLVAGFVAGAIASSGAAWGNLEGTPSGFLGALVGGFLAGWLVNLVKKACAGLPRSLEGIKSILLYPLLGVFLTGFAMLFVNIPMAAINTGLNNFLGGLQGASAVLLGAILGGMMAIDMGGPFNKAAYVFGTGTLAASVATGGSVAMASVMAGGMVPPLAVFVATLLFKNKFTEEERNSGLTNIIMGLSFITEGAIPFGAADPARAIPSFMVGSAVAGGLVGAFGIKLMAPHGGIFVIALTSAPILYLVFVIIGAIVAGLLFGALKKAK; encoded by the coding sequence ATGAAAATTCAAGACTTGCTCAGAAAAGATGTCATGATTCTTGATTTGAAAGCAACTTCAAAAGAAGCTGTTATCGATGAAATGATTACAAGCCTTGTTGAACACGGAGTTGTCACTGACTTTGATACTTTTAAACAAGGTATCATGAACCGTGAAGCTCAAACATCAACAGGTTTGGGTGATGGTATTGCTATGCCTCACAGCAAAAACGCCGCTGTTAAAGAAGCAACAGTTCTTTTTGCAAAATCTCAAGCAGGTGTTGATTATGAAGCATTGGATGGTCAACCAACTTATCTATTCTTCATGATTGCTGCACCAGACGGAGCAAACGATACTCACTTAGCAGCACTTGCTGAATTATCAAAATACCTCTTGAAAGACGGTTTTGCTGATAAATTGCGTCATGTCACAACAGCTGATGAAGTTATCGCAACTTTTGATGCTGCTGAAGAAGATAATAAAGCAAAAGAAGAAGTTAAAGCAGCTCCAGTATCAGATGACAAACCACTTATCGTTGCTGTAACAGCATGTACAACCGGTATTGCACACACTTACATGGCAGAAGAAGCTCTTATCAAACAAGGTGACGAAATGGGTGTCACTGTTCGTGTTGAAACAAATGGTGCATCAGGTGTCGGTAATCGTTTGACAGCTGATGAAATCGCTCGTGCTAAAGGTGTTATTGTTGCTGCAGATAAAGCAGTAGAAATGGCACGTTTTGACGGTAAACCATTGGTATCTCGTCCTGTTGCTGATGGTATCAAGAAAACAGAAGAATTGATTAACATCATCCTTGATGGTAAAGCTGACACTTACAAAGCTGCAGCGGGTTCTTCTGCTGAAGAAAAAGAATCAAGTGAAAAACTTAGCCTTGGTGCTGCATTCTACAAACACTTGATGAGTGGTGTTTCTCAAATGTTGCCATTCGTTATCGGTGGTGGTATCATGATTGCACTTGCATTCTTGATTGATAACATTTTGGGTGTGCCAAAAGATCAACTTTCTAACTTGGGTACATATCACCAAGCAGCTGCTTACTTCAAAACAATTGGTAATGCTGCCTTTGGCTTCATGCTTCCAATATTGGCAGGTTACATTGCTTACTCAATCGCTGAAAAACCAGGTCTTGTAGCTGGTTTCGTAGCTGGTGCGATTGCTTCAAGCGGTGCTGCTTGGGGTAATCTTGAAGGAACTCCTTCAGGTTTCCTTGGTGCTCTTGTAGGTGGTTTCCTTGCTGGATGGTTAGTTAACCTTGTTAAAAAAGCTTGTGCTGGTTTGCCACGTTCACTTGAAGGTATCAAATCAATCTTGCTTTACCCATTACTTGGTGTCTTCTTGACAGGTTTTGCAATGTTGTTCGTCAACATTCCAATGGCTGCTATTAACACTGGTTTGAACAACTTCCTTGGAGGTCTTCAAGGAGCATCAGCAGTTCTTCTTGGAGCTATTCTTGGTGGTATGATGGCTATCGATATGGGTGGACCATTTAACAAAGCTGCGTATGTCTTTGGTACAGGTACACTTGCTGCATCAGTAGCAACAGGTGGTTCAGTTGCTATGGCATCAGTTATGGCTGGTGGTATGGTTCCACCACTTGCAGTATTTGTTGCAACTCTTCTTTTCAAAAACAAATTCACTGAAGAAGAACGTAACTCAGGTTTGACAAACATCATCATGGGTCTTTCATTCATCACAGAAGGAGCTATCCCATTTGGTGCTGCTGACCCTGCTCGTGCTATTCCAAGCTTCATGGTTGGTTCTGCTGTAGCTGGTGGTCTTGTCGGAGCATTCGGTATTAAATTGATGGCTCCACACGGTGGTATCTTTGTTATCGCATTGACAAGCGCTCCAATTCTTTACCTTGTCTTTGTTATCATTGGTGCAATCGTTGCAGGTCTTCTCTTTGGAGCCCTAAAAAAAGCAAAATAA
- the metE gene encoding 5-methyltetrahydropteroyltriglutamate--homocysteine S-methyltransferase, translating to MVKVSNLGYPRLGENREWKKLIESYWAGNISQDELQAEAKALRLSFLKKQADAGLDFIPVGDFSLYDHILDLSVQFGVIPNRFAKEEINLDLFFAIARGSKDNVASSMKKWFNTNYHYIVPEWSKVKPHLTNTRLLDLYLEAKEVVGDKAKPVITGPITYVALSSEVSDFTSAVKKLLPLYKQVFTELVEAGATYIQVDEPIFVTDEGADLLEAAKCVYAYFAKEVPQAKIIFQTYFEALIDAKELSELPVAAFGLDFVHGLDENLEAVEAGYFENKEVFAGVVDGRNIWATDFEKTSELLEKLQAKVGNLVIQPSCSLLHVPVTTKNETDLDPVLKNGLAFADEKLQELELLSQYLDGQESEAYKQHVVDFDALQAADFRNVTLESLENVPTERVDYKVRRKVQQEKLGLPTLPTTTIGSFPQSPEVRRTRLAWKRGNISDAEYEDFIKSEIARWIKIQEDLDIDVLVHGEFERVDMVEFFGQKLAGFTTTKLGWVQSYGSRAVKPPIIYGDVKHIQPLSVKEVVYAQSLTDRPVKGMLTGPITITNWSFERSDISRADLFNQIGLAIKDEIKLLEDAGIAIIQVDEAALREGLPLRKAKQKAYLDDAVHAFRIATSSVKDDTQIHTHMCYSKFNEIIDSIRDLDADVISIETSRSHGDVIESFETAVYPLGIGLGVYDIHSPRVPSKEEVIANIERPLRQLSLEQFWVNPDCGLKTRREPETIAALKVLVEATKEVRAKYGK from the coding sequence ATGGTTAAGGTTTCGAATTTGGGATATCCGCGTTTGGGTGAGAATCGTGAGTGGAAAAAATTGATTGAGTCTTATTGGGCAGGCAATATCTCACAAGATGAATTGCAAGCAGAAGCGAAAGCATTGCGCTTGTCATTTTTGAAAAAACAAGCTGACGCAGGTCTTGATTTTATTCCTGTGGGTGATTTTTCACTTTACGATCATATTTTGGATTTGTCTGTGCAATTTGGCGTGATTCCAAATCGTTTTGCCAAGGAAGAGATTAATCTTGATTTGTTCTTTGCGATTGCGCGTGGTAGCAAGGATAATGTCGCTTCATCTATGAAAAAGTGGTTCAACACCAACTATCACTACATTGTTCCAGAATGGTCAAAGGTTAAACCACATTTGACAAATACTCGCTTACTTGATTTGTACCTTGAAGCTAAAGAAGTTGTTGGTGATAAAGCAAAACCAGTGATTACAGGTCCAATCACTTATGTTGCTTTGTCATCTGAGGTTAGCGATTTTACCTCAGCAGTGAAAAAACTTCTGCCACTTTACAAACAAGTCTTTACAGAATTGGTTGAAGCTGGTGCAACATACATTCAAGTTGATGAACCGATTTTTGTAACGGATGAAGGGGCAGATCTTCTTGAAGCAGCAAAATGCGTTTATGCTTATTTTGCCAAAGAAGTGCCACAAGCCAAGATTATCTTCCAAACATATTTCGAAGCTTTGATTGATGCTAAAGAGTTATCAGAACTTCCGGTTGCCGCATTTGGTCTTGATTTTGTTCATGGCCTTGATGAAAATCTTGAAGCGGTTGAAGCTGGTTATTTTGAAAATAAAGAAGTGTTTGCTGGGGTTGTTGATGGTCGTAACATCTGGGCAACTGATTTTGAAAAAACATCAGAATTGCTCGAAAAGCTACAAGCTAAAGTTGGCAATCTTGTGATTCAACCATCTTGTTCTCTTCTTCATGTGCCTGTAACTACTAAAAATGAAACTGACCTTGATCCTGTTCTTAAAAATGGTCTTGCCTTTGCAGACGAAAAATTGCAAGAACTTGAACTTTTGAGTCAATACTTGGATGGTCAAGAATCTGAAGCTTACAAGCAACATGTGGTTGACTTTGATGCTTTGCAAGCAGCTGATTTCCGAAATGTGACTCTTGAAAGTTTAGAAAATGTGCCGACTGAGCGTGTGGATTATAAAGTTCGCCGCAAGGTGCAACAAGAAAAGCTAGGTTTGCCAACACTTCCGACAACGACAATTGGGTCATTCCCTCAATCACCAGAAGTTCGTCGTACTCGTCTGGCTTGGAAACGTGGCAATATCTCTGATGCTGAATATGAAGATTTTATCAAATCAGAAATCGCTCGTTGGATTAAGATTCAAGAAGACTTAGATATCGATGTTTTGGTACACGGTGAATTTGAACGTGTGGACATGGTTGAATTCTTCGGTCAAAAATTAGCTGGTTTTACCACAACAAAACTTGGTTGGGTGCAATCATATGGTTCTCGTGCGGTTAAACCACCAATTATTTACGGAGATGTGAAACACATTCAACCATTGTCAGTCAAAGAAGTGGTTTATGCGCAAAGTTTGACTGACCGTCCTGTGAAAGGAATGTTAACTGGACCTATTACCATCACTAACTGGTCATTTGAACGTTCAGATATCTCACGCGCTGACCTTTTCAACCAAATTGGTCTTGCTATCAAGGATGAGATTAAACTGTTAGAGGATGCAGGTATTGCCATTATCCAAGTTGATGAAGCTGCACTTCGTGAAGGTTTGCCACTTCGTAAAGCAAAACAAAAAGCTTATCTCGATGACGCTGTGCATGCTTTCCGCATTGCAACATCGTCTGTCAAAGATGATACTCAAATTCACACTCACATGTGTTACTCTAAATTCAATGAAATCATCGATTCTATTCGTGACTTGGACGCTGATGTTATTTCTATCGAAACAAGTCGCAGCCACGGTGATGTGATTGAATCATTTGAAACGGCAGTTTACCCACTTGGTATTGGGCTTGGCGTTTACGATATTCACTCACCACGTGTGCCAAGCAAAGAAGAAGTGATTGCGAATATCGAACGTCCACTTCGTCAATTATCATTGGAACAATTCTGGGTTAACCCTGACTGTGGTCTTAAAACACGTCGTGAACCAGAAACAATTGCAGCTTTAAAAGTGCTAGTGGAGGCTACTAAGGAAGTTCGTGCAAAATACGGAAAATAA
- the pfkB gene encoding 1-phosphofructokinase: MIYTVTLNPSIDFIVRLDHLELGSVNRMTSDDKFAGGKGINVSRILQRLDVDNTATGFIGGFTGRFVEDGLTAEGIKTNFVQVSEDTRINVKIKAGEETEINGAGPKISDEKLEELKAILAGLSSEDTVVFAGSAPSSLGNQVYNTLIPIAKKAGAEVVCDFEGQTLLDSLNYQPLLVKPNNHELADIFDVELNGLDDIEKYAREILAKGAKNVIISMAGDGALLVTPEAAYFAKPIKGTVKNSVGAGDSMVAGFTGEYVKSGDPIEALKWGVACGTATTFSDDLATAEFIKETYQKVEVEKL; this comes from the coding sequence ATGATTTACACAGTAACGCTGAATCCATCAATCGATTTTATCGTACGTTTGGATCATTTAGAACTTGGTAGCGTTAACCGCATGACTAGCGATGACAAATTCGCTGGTGGTAAAGGTATCAATGTTAGTCGTATCTTGCAACGTTTGGATGTCGATAATACAGCAACTGGATTTATCGGTGGATTTACTGGACGTTTTGTTGAAGATGGCTTGACTGCAGAAGGTATCAAAACAAACTTTGTTCAAGTTTCTGAAGATACACGTATCAACGTTAAAATCAAAGCTGGTGAAGAAACAGAAATCAATGGTGCTGGTCCAAAAATTTCAGATGAAAAACTTGAAGAATTAAAAGCAATTCTTGCTGGTCTTTCAAGTGAAGATACTGTTGTTTTTGCAGGTTCAGCTCCAAGTAGCCTTGGTAACCAAGTTTACAACACATTGATTCCAATTGCCAAAAAAGCTGGTGCAGAAGTAGTTTGTGACTTTGAAGGTCAAACACTTTTAGATTCATTAAACTATCAACCACTTTTAGTAAAACCAAATAATCATGAATTAGCAGATATCTTTGATGTAGAATTGAACGGTCTTGATGACATCGAAAAATACGCCCGCGAAATTCTTGCAAAAGGTGCTAAAAACGTTATTATTTCAATGGCTGGTGACGGTGCTTTGCTAGTAACACCAGAAGCAGCTTACTTTGCAAAACCAATCAAAGGCACTGTTAAAAATTCTGTTGGTGCTGGAGATTCTATGGTTGCCGGATTTACTGGTGAATACGTGAAATCAGGTGACCCAATCGAAGCTCTTAAATGGGGTGTCGCATGTGGTACAGCAACGACATTCTCAGATGATTTAGCAACAGCTGAATTCATTAAAGAAACATATCAAAAAGTAGAGGTAGAAAAACTATGA